One uncultured Draconibacterium sp. genomic window, TTTTATATTCATTTGTCAATTGGCAACCTTTACTTTTTGCTTGTTTTGCTGCCTTTCTAATTCTTTCTTTATAAACATCATTGGGTATAGGAATTATTATCATCCGGGATCCAAGTTTGTATTTTTTCGATAATACCACATCCAGTTCCATTTGATCCATCCCTTTGTTTTTGAAAGCCTTGTCGATAGACTTCCAGTTCAGCCGATGATATTCATTATTCTTTAGGCCGTAGACATTTATTGTTGTGGGCAAACGGTTAAGAAAATATGCTTCTCTTTCTACAACTCCTTCTAAATAGATCATTGTCACATACCCTAAATCCCTGATGTGCAAATCATTTTTATCAATATTGTCTAGTGTTTCGCGAGAATCTTTCTGGTCGTTACGCGTTGCTTTGGTAAATTCAAAAGAAGTCCAATTTCCTGAAAGCAGGTCATACTCGTATTGAATGTTCATTAATGCGCCTTGCTTATGAAAATTACCGTAACTGGGATAAGTCTCAGAAAACTCTTTAGGGATTGAAAATTTTGTTGAATCTTTTAAACACAACCGATTAAAAGCCTTTGCAGGTGAAGAAAAATTATTTCCTGATTTTAACTGGAGTTCAAGCAATCTAGCCAGGAGCGCCTTCAGAAAGTCTACTGCTTCAGGAGTAAAACGTTTATGGATTGCCTCTCGGGATATGTTACAATCAAAATGGGATTGTAGGTCTAGCTTTAAATCAAGTAAACTAAGTTGAGATTGGTCAAGAGTATTAAATATCAGCAATTTAACAAAGGTCTTTGCATCAAGAATCCCCTTGCGTTTGATAAATTTTGTTTTTCGTGCTAACTGGTCTAAAACTTCTTCTGAAAAACAAGTTTTGAAAGACGTACAAATGCCATCTAAGTCTTTGTTTATTAGCTTATTTAAGCCTAATGTTAAATCATTTTTCCTCTAAAAATGTTATCTTTGTTATAACAAAAAGCGGTTATATAGTCCGAAAAAACCAACCGCCTTTTTAACATAAAAAACAAAGATAATGAGGAAAAAACAAATACTATCCCAATTGGGGTAGTATGTTCAAGTCTCATTTTTTTTAGTGAATTTTTATAACCAGCCTCTTAGGTTAACAGATATGGTCAGCCGACGGATCGGAATGACAATATTTTGGCGACTTTTGTTATGAGAAAGATGCTGAAACAAGTTCAGCATGACGTTTTAGAAGTACTGTCTGCTAAGTTAAGAACGTCTCCCTGAATTCGTTTCAGGGTCTAAAAGAGAATTCTGTCATTGGCAGAGTAATAAAATGAAGCGAACCGGCCGGCCGGGAGGCAGGGAATCTGTTCATCGTTAAATCTTTTTACCGGACAATACTGATTAAAAGTGGGGCTTGAAAGAGAAATGTATTGAGCAGGTAAAACCACTTTACCTGCTCAATAAGTTTATTCGTATTGTTGAACGATTACTCCGGCCAAACGCAGCAATGAAGTCTGCGCATCGATAAAATAATAAATGGCTTGTAATTCGCCCTGGGCAGCATTTAAATAAATTTGCTGCACATCGCGGTAATTAAACGAATTAATGGCGCCCGACTCAAACTTCTCTCTCGAGATCTGCATATTTAAACGGGCAGCAGCCAGGTTTTCTTTGGCTAAAACCAATAACTCTTTCCGAACCTCGTAAAACTCGTACAAATTTGCCAGTCGGTTGGTCAAATCGTGTTGCATATCAGCCAACTGAACATCGCCCAAGTCACGATCGATCTCAGCAATTTGGACAGCACGTTTACGATTTCCCCCGCTAAACAGGTTCCATCCCAAAGTAAAGTTACCATACAAAGTCGCATTTTTGCTCCAGCTGGCATCCTGCTCACCTGGCTTCAAGCGTGTGCTTGTTCCGGTAACTCCACCACTAAAATCGAGATAAGGAGAATAAGCACTTTTTGCAGAAGATATCTGGTTGTCGAGCAAACGTAAATTTACATACTGTGTTTGCAAACTCTTGTTGTTCTCTACCATTTGCGACTGTAAATCAGCCAGTAAATAATCTTCCAAAGCAGGTTCAAATTTATCGCTGAGTTCGTAATCAACATTTTCTTTATCAGCCATTAAATAGGCCAGATTACGTTTGGCGTTTTTGTATGCAACTTCCTGCAACAAGTAACTTGCACGATCTTCGAGATATGCATTTTGCGCCTGCAACACTTCGTAAGTTACAGCCGAGCCATACTCTTTTCGTTGCTTCTCGCGTTCGTACCTGTCATTCGACAAATTCATCACCTCTTCGTAAGTTACCAGTTTTTCCTGCTGAAGCAACACATCGTAATAGGCCAAAATTATGGATTGAATGGTTCCTTCAACCATGGTGGCAGTATTGTTTTTCGACAGATTTTCCAACTCATCCAAACGGGCTATACTAATTTTCACTGAAAAGCCATCAAAAATAGTCCAGCTTAGTGATGCTCCTCCTGAAAAACGGTTGCTAACACTATTATCGCCCTCCTGGATGGCAAGCGAATTATTGTCGCTAGCCGATAAATTAATGTACGGATAACGGCCTGCAGTTCCCCAGTTGTTCCGTATCCCGGCAATCTGCTGGTCTCCTTTGGCGAGTATTATATCGTAATTATTTTCGAGTGCTTTCGAAATTGCATCGGTTAATGAAAGCGGTTGCTGGGCTTGTACCAACAAACCACTCATCAATAAAAGGAATACTATTTTAATTTTCTTCATCATTGTTTTTGTCTTCATCTTCCTGGTAAAGGCTGTTATCAAATTTTCGCTGCGAATGAATCCATGCAATTTCAACATGTTCCGGTTCTACCTCTTCTCCTGTCCATAATTTTTTCGCCACTCTTCTAATGTCGTTTAATACCATAATTAAGGCCGGGAAAAAGATCAGAATAAAGAAGGTTCCAAAAGCCACACCGTAAACCAATGAAATAGCCATTGGAATCAGGAATTGTGCCTGGAAACTTTTCTCCAAGACCAATGGGAACAAACCAAACGAAGTGGTTAGTGTAGTAAGAATAATAGCACGAAGCCTTGATTTTCCGGATTCTACAATTGCATCTTTCACCTTAAGACCTTCTTCGATAAGCAAGTTATATTTTGACAAGAACACAACTGCATCGTTAACAATTACCCCTGTTAATGCCACAACTCCCCACAAACTCAAAATCGAAAGTGGTTTTCCATGAATTCCATGTCCCCACACTGCACCCAATATCGATATCGGTATCATAATCAATATGATAATAGGTTGTTCAATGGATTTAAAATTCACCATCAGAATAAATATGATGGCCAAAAATGCCATTGGAAATAAGAACATCAAGTCGCCCATATTACGTTCGCTCTCCTTTGATTGCCCTTGAAATTCTACTGCGATTCCGGGATACAATACGTTCAATTCCGGAATTACCTCTGTTTTAATCAGCTCCAGCATATCTGTTACCGATGCATCCGGATCAACCATTTCAGCATTCACACGAATTTCGCGTTTACTATTGTAACGGTTAATGTTTACCGGTCCACGTTTTTTCGAGTAATCAACCAATTCGGTAAATGGATATTCGCCTTGAGATGTTACTATTTTCATTTTTTCAAGCTGGCCTAACTTCTCGCGTCCTTCGGCAGGATAACGAACCCAAATTCGGATTTCGTCGCGACCGACTTGCAAACGTTGTGCCTGGCCACCATAAAAAGCCTGACGAATCTGATTGGCAATTACGATTTCGTTCAGTCCCAGCATATAGGCCTTGGGTTTAAGTTCGAGCAAAATCTCTTCCTTACCCATGGCATTTGTATTTACAACATCCTTTAGTTGCGGATATCCCTGTAAACGGTCCATAATAAAATCGCGACCTGCCTCAAGCTCTTCAATGTTTCTTGAAAGCAAGCCGATAGATACCGGCGAGCCAAACCGCCCGCGAGCTCCGATGGTAAATTTATCGGCCTCCGGTACATTTCCGATGTGTTTCCGCAAACGATTGGTAATTTCGAATCCACTAACTCCGGTTTCTTCCGAATTTCGTGGAGAGACATCAATATTTCCGGTATGGGCACCACTTTCCGATCGATCAAATCCGGAGCCGAGATTAATGATACTACTTTCGATAAACGGAACAGTATCGTTGTATTCATCCATTAATTCCTGGTTTACTACCCATACAATACTATCGAACCGAACAAGATATTCCATTGTTTTGCTTTCTCCTGCACCTGGTGTAAAAGCGATATTTATATTAAAATCGTCGAATTCCATACGAGGGAAGAACGTGGTTTTAATAATCTGCCCGCCAATTAAACCCAGTGTTATTACAATCATTGCCACAGGAACTCCCATAACAATGTACCTCCATTCAATCACAAGTTTTATAACACGGTCGTACGCATAATCGCGCAACCAGCTAAAAAAGCGTTCTACATATTTTCGAAATCCTTTGCCTTTTCGGGTTAATACCTTCCGGTTTAATACATGTTTGTTACCAAGGTGAGCCGGCAATACAAAAAATGCTTCCACCATAGAAACCAGCAAACTGAAGATAACAATCAAAGCCATTTCATACATCATCTCCATTCTACCGGTAATAAAAATAAGCGGAGAAAAAGCAACAACAGTAGTTAAAACGGAAGTAATAACCGCTGGTATTACCTCAACGGTTCCGTCAACGGCTGCCCGCATGGGGCGTTTGCCCCGTTCAAAATGCTGGAATATATTTTCGCCGATTACAATTCCATCGTCCACAAGAATACCAACAACGAGTATCATGCCAAACACCGACATCATATTGATTGTTACTCCCATTAAGTTTACAATAATGAACATACCAAGGAACGACGCCGGAATTCCCCAGGCAACCCACAAGGACAACCGGGTACTCAGCATTATACCAAGTATAAGTACTACCAGAATCAATCCCTGACCTCCGTTTGTATATAAAAGTTTTAACCTCCCTTTTAAAAAGTCGAGGTACGAACGCGACATAATCAATTCAACTCCGTACGCTTTTGAATTAAAATCAGTCACATATTCTTTAATGTATTTATCTATCTCATCCAAATCTTCCGTAATTAACTTGTTTACACGAAGGTTAATTACAGGATTGCCCTTATCGATGGCTTTATTCGGCACATCCGAGAATTTCATTTTTACCGAAGCCACATCCCGTATCCGAATCACACTTCCATCGGCATTTGCACGAAGAATAATATTGCCAATTTTATTCGGATCGGCACTGCGCGAACGCAATCGAATAAGCAACTCTTCCTCCTGTGAACGAATTTGCCCCCCCGAAACATCCCGGTTGTTATTGGAAATTGCATTTTGCAAATCGTTAAATGTAAACCCATAACGCAACATGTCTTCTTCAGAAGCCTCCACCGAGATCTCGAGCGAAGGAAAACCTGAAATAGAAACCTGGCTCATCATTCCTGAAGAGAGGAAATCTTCTTCAACCTGCTGCGCGTAACTTTTTAAGGTCATTAAATCGACATCGCCGGTAACCAGCAAACGTGCTGCAGGTGAAGTAGTCCGTGATTTTGCCACAATAGGACGTTCGGATGCAGTTGGAAGAGCAGAAATTCCATCAACCGCATTTTTTATTTCTATTAAAGCTTCATCAATATCATAACCCGGTTCGAACTCGATGGTTACTCTTGCACTGTTTTCCGACGAAACAGAGTTAATCTCGTAAATTCCGGGAATTGACCGAATGGCTTCTTCAACCCTCGAAGTAATACCTTCTTCCATTTCAATTGGCGAGGCACCCGGATACATTACACTTACATTTATATAGTGCGATTCCCGTTCAGGAAAAAACGACTTTTTCATGGAGTAGAGACTGATGCCTCCAACAATTACAAAAAAGATAAGAACCAGGTTGGCATAAAACGGAAACCGAACAAATAGCTCAACTGCTTTTTTCATATCTAAGCTTGTTCTTTATTTGATTTAGCACTTCCCTTACCCTGCTGGTTCGCAGGTTCTTCTCCCAGTATATTTACAGGTGTATTTTCTTTTACGTTAATTAATGGTTCAACCACAATTTTAGTACCTGCTTCAATTCCATTAAAAATTAATGTCGTTTCATTTGTCTTCAGAATATTTATTTCCCGTTTTTTTAGCTGACCATCAACAATGGCATAAACAACATTCGAATTAAAAACTGCATTCCGCGGTATTTCCATCGAATGCATAATTTTATGCCCCGGGAAATCGACCACTTT contains:
- a CDS encoding TolC family protein, which translates into the protein MMKKIKIVFLLLMSGLLVQAQQPLSLTDAISKALENNYDIILAKGDQQIAGIRNNWGTAGRYPYINLSASDNNSLAIQEGDNSVSNRFSGGASLSWTIFDGFSVKISIARLDELENLSKNNTATMVEGTIQSIILAYYDVLLQQEKLVTYEEVMNLSNDRYEREKQRKEYGSAVTYEVLQAQNAYLEDRASYLLQEVAYKNAKRNLAYLMADKENVDYELSDKFEPALEDYLLADLQSQMVENNKSLQTQYVNLRLLDNQISSAKSAYSPYLDFSGGVTGTSTRLKPGEQDASWSKNATLYGNFTLGWNLFSGGNRKRAVQIAEIDRDLGDVQLADMQHDLTNRLANLYEFYEVRKELLVLAKENLAAARLNMQISREKFESGAINSFNYRDVQQIYLNAAQGELQAIYYFIDAQTSLLRLAGVIVQQYE
- a CDS encoding efflux RND transporter permease subunit, yielding MKKAVELFVRFPFYANLVLIFFVIVGGISLYSMKKSFFPERESHYINVSVMYPGASPIEMEEGITSRVEEAIRSIPGIYEINSVSSENSARVTIEFEPGYDIDEALIEIKNAVDGISALPTASERPIVAKSRTTSPAARLLVTGDVDLMTLKSYAQQVEEDFLSSGMMSQVSISGFPSLEISVEASEEDMLRYGFTFNDLQNAISNNNRDVSGGQIRSQEEELLIRLRSRSADPNKIGNIILRANADGSVIRIRDVASVKMKFSDVPNKAIDKGNPVINLRVNKLITEDLDEIDKYIKEYVTDFNSKAYGVELIMSRSYLDFLKGRLKLLYTNGGQGLILVVLILGIMLSTRLSLWVAWGIPASFLGMFIIVNLMGVTINMMSVFGMILVVGILVDDGIVIGENIFQHFERGKRPMRAAVDGTVEVIPAVITSVLTTVVAFSPLIFITGRMEMMYEMALIVIFSLLVSMVEAFFVLPAHLGNKHVLNRKVLTRKGKGFRKYVERFFSWLRDYAYDRVIKLVIEWRYIVMGVPVAMIVITLGLIGGQIIKTTFFPRMEFDDFNINIAFTPGAGESKTMEYLVRFDSIVWVVNQELMDEYNDTVPFIESSIINLGSGFDRSESGAHTGNIDVSPRNSEETGVSGFEITNRLRKHIGNVPEADKFTIGARGRFGSPVSIGLLSRNIEELEAGRDFIMDRLQGYPQLKDVVNTNAMGKEEILLELKPKAYMLGLNEIVIANQIRQAFYGGQAQRLQVGRDEIRIWVRYPAEGREKLGQLEKMKIVTSQGEYPFTELVDYSKKRGPVNINRYNSKREIRVNAEMVDPDASVTDMLELIKTEVIPELNVLYPGIAVEFQGQSKESERNMGDLMFLFPMAFLAIIFILMVNFKSIEQPIIILIMIPISILGAVWGHGIHGKPLSILSLWGVVALTGVIVNDAVVFLSKYNLLIEEGLKVKDAIVESGKSRLRAIILTTLTTSFGLFPLVLEKSFQAQFLIPMAISLVYGVAFGTFFILIFFPALIMVLNDIRRVAKKLWTGEEVEPEHVEIAWIHSQRKFDNSLYQEDEDKNNDEEN
- a CDS encoding IS4 family transposase; this translates as MNKDLDGICTSFKTCFSEEVLDQLARKTKFIKRKGILDAKTFVKLLIFNTLDQSQLSLLDLKLDLQSHFDCNISREAIHKRFTPEAVDFLKALLARLLELQLKSGNNFSSPAKAFNRLCLKDSTKFSIPKEFSETYPSYGNFHKQGALMNIQYEYDLLSGNWTSFEFTKATRNDQKDSRETLDNIDKNDLHIRDLGYVTMIYLEGVVEREAYFLNRLPTTINVYGLKNNEYHRLNWKSIDKAFKNKGMDQMELDVVLSKKYKLGSRMIIIPIPNDVYKERIRKAAKQAKSKGCQLTNEYKIKARYNIFITNVPADRLCVQDVAQVYRLRWQVELVFKSWKSGLAVHKTKRVQKNRFECQLIARIIWALINWRLYQSANLATRAAKPDTGVSILKFNKQTNKHALILREIIEDASRLKNWVKEKIIPLLPYLLIEKKKGKTPHCEILSRNIWKLS